In Mytilus trossulus isolate FHL-02 chromosome 6, PNRI_Mtr1.1.1.hap1, whole genome shotgun sequence, a single window of DNA contains:
- the LOC134722934 gene encoding antithrombin-III-like, with protein sequence MSSKVHISVISLTAVMDSLMDIPVDFEQSLIEFSTSLYKGLNKAESVCLSPYSITAALLLVMIGASGRSKEQITSALFQNSLYSEEQQLKFYKSLHNQLTQRAGVNVSFSSANRLFVSDQFTVFQNVQENAKRYFGAEISVKDFTKSEASANEMNNWVSEQTNGKIEDLIKKDWLNQNTVMFIINAVYFKATWKRQFPPQNTQKENFYLPNNKTIEVEMMNNEMIFPYFRGMDFSAIALPFKGGNFDMVFISPNEKHGLPKIEAKITPKFFSDISAGFFKTFLSISIPKFKLQTEFDLTKELPKLGVKDIFDEVKANFSNLIVERRGGLYVDVAVHKSVFNVNEAGVEGAAATAFGMPLRSIPIQFKANKPFLFYVRDIKSGLILFIGRFHPQVN encoded by the coding sequence atgtCTAGTAAGGTCCATATCAGTGTTATATCTTTAACTGCAGTGATGGATTCGTTAATGGATATTCCTGTAGACtttgaacaaagtttaattgaattttCGACATCTTTGTATAAAGGATTGAACAAAGCAGAGAGTGTTTGCTTGTCACCATATAGTATCACAGCGGCGTTGCTGTTGGTGATGATTGGAGCAAGTGGACGATCAAAAGAACAAATTACCTCTGCTCTTTTTCAAAATAGCTTATATTCAGAAGAGCAACAGTTGAAGTTTTACAAGTCACTTCATAATCAACTTACTCAAAGAGCTGGTGTCAACGTTAGTTTTTCTAGTGCAAATAGGCTGTTCGTAAGCGACCAATTCACAGTGTTTCAAAATGTCCAAGAAAATGCAAAACGATATTTTGGAGCCGAGATAAGTGTAAAGGACTTTACAAAATCTGAAGCATCTGCAAACGAGATGAATAATTGGGTGTCAGAACAGACAAACGGTAAAATAGAGGATTTGATTAAAAAGGATTGGTTAAATCAAAACACTGTAATGTTCATAATTAATGCTGTATACTTTAAAGCCACGTGGAAGAGACAATTTCCTCCACAAAACACACAGAAAGAAAACTTTTACCTTCCTAACAACAAAACGATTGAAGTTGAAATGATGAACAACGAAAtgatttttccatattttcgaGGAATGGATTTCTCTGCCATAGCATTACCTTTCAAGGGAGGTAATTTTGATATGGTCTTCATTTCACCCAATGAAAAACACGGGCTTCCAAAAATAGAAGCAAAGATAACACCAAAATTCTTTTCGGATATTTCTGCTGGGTTTTTTAAAACGTTTTTAAGTATCTCTATTCCAAAGTTTAAGTTACAAACAGAATTTGATTTAACGAAAGAATTACCTAAACTTGgagtaaaagatatatttgaCGAAGTTAAAGCTAATTTTTCTAATCTTATTGTTGAAAGGAGAGGAGGTTTATACGTCGATGTTGCTGTTCATAAATCCGTCTTCAATGTGAACGAAGCAGGCGTAGAGGGAGCTGCAGCCACAGCCTTTGGAATGCCTTTGAGATCTATACCAATACAGTTCAAGGCAAATAAACCTTTCTTGTTTTACGTAAGAGATATTAAATCGGGTCTTATTTTGTTTATCGGACGATTCCACCCACAAGTCAATTAA